A genomic region of Xyrauchen texanus isolate HMW12.3.18 chromosome 29, RBS_HiC_50CHRs, whole genome shotgun sequence contains the following coding sequences:
- the LOC127622741 gene encoding major intrinsically disordered Notch2-binding receptor 1-like encodes MAENPDDPLALLEIIEVLGACRGSVSYADICMYLSGRFSLHPLLELRSLLYSSACRDPCFPATLFRERLHPPCSNRLSAAADVVSLFNLLMHTRMAPTYAQNVQTLTPCQVCGKGFLRYEWPAALPIAGGGTTSEECKYENLPCQAISLNTEALHAQSYRHNQESMQNTHSVDTSSDKVNPEAGKMPKANQEAHIVRTCSQKRSAFKDGFRNLMPFISMKVNGQSEQSPDGPREDCEDLLSITQKNPYPDLPTYADDQRTCNTASHMHCLHDNLYIYATHPNATQPVEPMTDTNKQYVDAANLYNPGQTQWLHTKHESLDELQTSTYFGPPDDNQNQPAPALQVKSHSLDIDCRTADEILEPEKAVLQKPRYERSVLEKSGLRKPGSVKLRFDSSSFDIPGFDPRIVSSVRDTFKRLSGMSLDAWYDWSLSADGVASVGTQTEMADRRALRSLMLSEKLSLDNPDIAEDDISAIFRFLDDISMCGSMAVLPREGGGAQEGGGAGLPERRERLGKLRRLFHSLEAPEEGVRWGVGRLLQRVTELEQRLEPITELREQLSLVLSTLDRLEQREQMACPHSHQMHIQQQPPAWPNVQQQGSPMINPGMEGANEAAAKRRHLFVRRASRSNTESSGSEAHREWSISFSKEPHIQPIKSDQPARVYTRDGPIAEEVMGFHLMPPEAQKAQRRTSVQSASQHIANRPKVTWSQSDLTPLNLKAPESLELWTDEINTPASDTLLRRSHSYTRCSRNQAYRIAALSITATIILILLIVIPVSTM; translated from the exons ATGGCTGAAAATCCTGATGACCCTTTGGCATTGTTGGAGATTATCGAGGTATTGGGTGCATGTCGTGGAAGTGTGTCTTACGCTGACATATGCATGTATCTCAGTGGGCGATTCAGTCTGCATCCACTTCTTGAATTACGTAGTCTTCTGTACTCCAGTGCATGCAGAGACCCGTGTTTCCCTGCCACCCTTTTCAGAGAGCGCCTTCACCCGCCCTGCAGTAACCGGCTCTCCGCAGCTGCTGATGTTGTTTCCCTATTCAATCTCCTCATGCACACACGCATGGCTCCTACATATGCACAGAATGTCCAGACACTGACGCCCTGTCAGGTCTGTGGGAAGGGATTTCTGCGTTATGAATGGCCGGCTGCCCTGCCCATCGCAGGGGGAGGGACCACCTCTGAGGAATGTAAATATGAGAACCTCCCTTGTCAAGCGATTAGTCTCAACACGGAGGCTTTACACGCTCAGTCATACAGGCACAACCAAGAAAGCATGCAGAATACGCATTCTGTGGATACATCCAGTGATAAAGTCAATCCAGAGGCAGGCAAGATGCCGAAGGCCAATCAGGAGGCCCATATTGTTCGTACCTGTTCTCAGAAGAGGAGTGCCTTTAAAGACGGCTTTCGAAACTTAATGCCATTCATCTCCATGAAAGTCAATGGCCAGTCAGAGCAAAGCCCAGATGGACCTAGGGAAGATTGTGAGGATCTGCTTTCGATTACTCAAAAGAACCCCTATCCAGACCTTCCAACATATGCAGACGATCAACGAACATGCAACACGGCATCACATATGCATTGTCTGCATGATAATTTGTACATCTATGCAACTCATCCTAATGCTACACAACCTGTAGAACCAATGACAGACACCAACAAACAATATGTTGATGCTGCAAACCTATACAATCCTGGACAGACTCAGTGGCTTCATACCAAACACGAGAGTTTGGACGAGCTACAAACATCCACCTATTTCGGGCCTCCAGATGACAATCAAAACCAGCCAGCCCCGGCTCTACAAGTCAAGAGCCACAGTTTGGATATCGACTGCAGGACTGCGGATGAAATACTGGAACCGGAAAAGGCTGTTCTGCAGAAACCTCGATACGAAAGATCTGTATTAGAAAAGTCTGGATTAAGAAAGCCAGGATCTGTTAAACTCCGCTTTGACAGCTCAAGCTTCGACATTCCTGGCTTTGATCCTCGCATCGTCAGCTCGGTACGGGACACCTTTAAGCGTCTGAGCGGCATGAGTTTGGACGCCTGGTATGATTGGTCACTGAGCGCTGATGGTGTGGCCAGCGTGGGCACCCAAACGGAAATGGCAGACCGGCGTGCTTTGCGAAGCCTCATGCTTAGCGAAAAACTCTCATTGGACAACCCCGACATCGCAGAGGACGACATCAGCGCTATCTTCCGTTTCCTAGATGACATTAGCATGTGTGGCTCCATGGCAGTGCTGCCAAGAGAAGGGGGCGGGGCCCaagaggggggcggggctgggctgCCAGAGAGGCGGGAGCGTTTAGGGAAGTTGCGGAGGTTGTTTCATTCTTTGGAGGCACCTGAGGAAGGTGTGCGATGGGGCGTTGGCCGTCTGCTTCAAAGGGTCACTGAACTAGAGCAAAGGCTAGAGCCAATCACAGAGCTGCGTGAGCAACTGTCACTTGTGCTATCCACATTGGACCGGCTGGAACAAAGGGAGCAAATGGCATGTCCACACTCACATCAAATGCACATACAACAACAGCCACCAGCATGGCCCAACGTACAGCAGCAGGGCTCCCCGATGATCAATCCAGGGATGGAAGGCGCCAACGAGGCAGCAGCCAAACGTAGACATCTGTTTGTACGCAGGGCCTCGAGAAGCAACACAGAGAGTAGCGGTTCAGAAGCACACAGAGAGTGGAGCATCAGCTTCAGCAAGGAGCCACACATACAGCCTATTAAG TCAGATCAGCCAGCTCGTGTGTATACAAGAGATGGCCCAATAGCAGAGGAAGTGATGGGCTTCCACCTCATGCCACCCGAGGCCCAAAAAGCCCAGCGACGCACCTCTGTCCAGAGCGCTAGCCAACATATCGCCAACCGCCCCAAGGTGACCTGGAGCCAATCAGACTTGACGCCCTTGAACCTTAAG GCCCCTGAGTCTTTGGAACTCTGGACGGACGAGATTAACACGCCAGCCTCTGACACACTCCTGCGGCGTTCACATTCATACACCCGGTGCAGCAGGAACCAGGCGTACCGCATCGCTGCTCTGAGCATCACTGCCACTATCATCCTCATCCTCTTAATCGTCATTCCAGTCAGCACTATGTAA